The Aedes aegypti strain LVP_AGWG chromosome 1, AaegL5.0 Primary Assembly, whole genome shotgun sequence sequence ACAGGTACAATAGCTGTAGCATTTTGTAGTTTCAAACacctaataaaaaaatctctgaaagaaatctttatttatggagAAATTGATGAGGAATGTTGgttgaattcttggaaaaattccttgaaGCTTTTGTGaaataatctctggaagaatttatggagtGATTCCTGGGATAATCAGTGGGgtaattggttttgaaaacggttggaattattttggaaaaattgccATGAGGGATTTAAGAGGAATTCTTGTACAATTTCTGTATAATGTGTCATGTCTTGAATAATtcttctccaaatattttttacacaaaTAACAccaatcatagaaaaaaattgaagaaatattttaaggTATCTCAGTGCAACACCCGGAGAAATCGATACAAGAATTCCTGAGTGAATTTTATGTTGTAATTCTGCTCAAGTTTTTgttgaagcaaattttgaaagaattcctcgcAAAATTTTAATCCAAAAATCTGATTTTCGAAACGGAATTTTTGTTGATTGTTTGTAATTTTCCAGGAACATttatgcgcaacatcattttttcgcggaTATTCAAGACATGTAATCAtattacaccgagttaccctataTATATTGGTTAGTTGGTACATTTTTTCATCTTACTTGGATGCTCTCTATGGCTGCGGGAGAGTTAGGATAAGGGGAAGCATTTAGAGGGAAGGAAGAAGAGGGAATTGACGGGTGCCATATTGGCTGCCATATTTTTACGCTAGGGACTATGTCCTTAACTGTCCGTAATATGGATAGCCGTTTCTTATGGATACGTAATATGGATACCTGATTCTTACTGGATTTCAACAAGGTTcattttaatagtttttttttattacagtcTTGGAAAGTTGTATTGTAGTCTCCAAGCAAAATTCTCAATGGACTTAGTAGACTCCAGCTAAGTAGAATTAATGCGTTATTTGTCATTAAGTACCTTTGCCTGCCAACGTTATTATTAGATTCATAATGAAACCTAAGAAATACATCCATTAACTTTCAATACGAGAAAATCCACTCTAAGGAGTCGCGAAGTGTTTGTAGAACTTTAAAGGAGGTCGCAGATTCAAATAGGTTAGGAGCAACTGATCTTTTCAATCTTCAATTTGACGGCTACAGGTAcgcagtgttgggaaactcgtgagtactcactgaaaactgcaaactcactcgcgagtatgagttgtacagcttgaactctcgcgtgagtatacTCAGTCGTGAGTTTTACGCACTCGtgagtaattttactcacttgaaatattgtaaatattctTAAAGCTTGCGAATGGctcaaataattattattaaataaGCCTTACTATTCTTGGGGTGGCCTTATTCAAAtgataacatgaaaattttattctgaaaactatttgatgCACGCAAAACGTTATTCTCAATACAAGCTGTAATTTATGTTTGGTGTTTCGCTGCGCGTGTTGCATCGTAAATGCTCTTTTCTTCTGACGTTACACCTCTACTGGCCAGATTCTACTTTTTAGCTTAATGTACTTTCCACATTTATCAACTATGAGCTTTATTTATTTGCCaaatgacttttttttattctctattTTACGATATGCAGCACTACTGCAATAATAAAAACCTGAGACAGAGACTCGACAAAACGTATCTGAGTTTCGTGCCTAAACTAATAAGCCGCTGATTGGACTGCCAAACAGCGTTGCCAGCAATATTTTGTGCAACAACTTCAGCACcagcttttcaattttcatttttttccggtTTTCTGACAACACATAGATCATAAAAGAGGAGCAGAAATCTAACAATAAGTCAGGTGCCACATGTCTTAGATAGAATCGAACAAAagaagttaaaaaatatttcagaaaattatttttaatttattttttattcattatgggACTAGATTAAACGTTGAAaatgatacatttttaaatgtctGTTCCTTAAACAGCGCTATTAAAAAttctatattgaaaaattatgcaaacttgctattaccacataACAGTAATGACCAAACAATAATCAGAGGCCTGTATAATGGTTTAATGAGGATAAACTTATCATTCAGTATCTATATAGAAACcaagcaaaatataataaattccgAACATTTTTCTGATCAGAAATCTTTATTCGGCAACGTTGCATAcaagttttctagaacaaacttgCAAATTACATAATGTTtgctgaaaatattcaaaagcgaaattacatatgaaattattattatttatctttctaagggagattttcagcccttggctggttcatctccaacCATATGAAATGGTCAAGATGCCAATCGCAAACCAAATTTATGTGAGGTActgcggggcaagtgggtaaatggggtaagtgaaaataatttgtatattttactaaatatatactgcttcgcgttagaaaatgggttaaccaacgtgcgaagtttgatttttgaccaacttcgccgcgtcgcaactcgattctcaatagtgcgcataatgcacacggtgacgggcatagatgcgcactatagcgaagtgactcgcgacgcggcgaagttggtcaaaaatcgaacttcgcacgttggttcatccatttttagtcACGAAGCAGTATATGTATTCACGTTTCAAACTGCGTAAACCTGTGAGGTCATTCAGAGCATTACGATAGATAAGAGATTCCTGCGATTTTTCAActattattgcataatagagtgaaagaTTGTCTACCTGTCAACTATTACTCCGttacaagttggcggcgtgcaatcttgtATTGATATGTTCAGTAGAAAAAACTTGCAGACAATAATTCTCTGTACTACATCTAAGTTGTactctctgacagttttaaactgaaaataaaagttttgagATGAATTCGACCTAgacataaaaataactaaattaaaacaccatcacttttctaatcacgtggggcaagtaaaaagtttctcattagagattgaatttgtgttttctttttAGGTAGCTATTAGtaaacaaggttcgcaattaccATAGAAAATCGAAACACAATACTCAAAGCGATACAAGCTATTACTAATCATGGAACTCCTCTAAAAGAGATTGCCAGACGATATTGATGtgtctacttcggacagccgattgaaaggaaaacgttgattgaaaagttgcaatataagagaacgcacgggaATCTCATGGAATGTAATTGTAAAGCTAgcccaaaacataaaaatgggctATGGGTCTATCCACACAAAAAAGAATCCGAAtactattgaaggattccgttccaaaaaataatttctcccgaagagaAACAAATAACGACCGgtgaaaattctacagagccgaaactgaacagaagaaaattgaattgacaagagtaaaattttctttgtttacatgttacttacctAAGGAACAGGACGCCTTAAGGGggtaggatccgtcattgatttcgaaattttcaaaagcagttttttcattcaaaatccagaaaatttacagtaaaatgtgttcattgtatTTTGTTCCcctaccgaaacacagtgaacacattttcatcgaataatttttagttttgaacagaaaaactgcttttcaaatttcgatgatgacgatgattacgatgacggagcgtcgATCGTTAACTAATGTTGCagttaatagaaatcgtgaatataactaaatttcaatttattgttcaaaaacttGTGAAGCAAGTgaaaagtgacattttgcaaaaacttctgtatttttttcatatttacataaaaatcaatttgagcatactgtttatatttgttgggagtcaagttaaaaaaataaagacgacctcatttatttcaatttaaagtctttagaatttaatgaatctcaactatacgatttccattacccacttgccccacggtaccttattccaTTTTTACTAATACTTCAATTCAACTTTGAATATCAATAACAAAAACGTTCAGAAAAAGTTACAGTATTCATATTATGCCACTAAACGAAATAAATTGGTCTGGAAAGTATTTGAACACAACCGGATTTTCACCACTATAACTTGTTTATCCATTCTGATAAACTGGCTCTGAATTCGGTAAAGTTTAAACAACCATACTATAAAACTGCATATAACAATACACACTGAAATCGACAGCAGCTGTAAACCCTTTGAATTATTTACATTTCAGTCTTCTACCTAGATTAGAACATActaatgtacaattttattttgctatggaaattggttactcaccatactcacaaagagtaacttgctcactcaccgagagtaatgacgtcatactcactgcgagtattactctttacgtgagtaatactcgcagtgagttatgacgtcatactctcgcgtgagtTAGAGTAAGGAATGAGTGACTCACAGCGTGAGTATAACTCGCAAACGAGTACGagagtgagtattttttttactcgcgagcacgagtttcccaacactgcaGGTACGTGGGTCCAAATATCCgaagcagtaaacgcgcagctattcagtaagaccaagctgagagtcgtgggcTCAAATCCGGTCGCACAGTGGTCCAGTTTTTCTAAAAACCGACAAAAACTCAATTCCCAAACGTAGTTTtaagttgaaaaacaaagtcaaacatcCATGTTAAATATCAGATGGTTAAAAATGcttacgagaaaaaaaaacttcgatatGTTCGGACGCCAAATGGCTGCATATTTAGATATATGCAACCTTAAATGTTGCTTTATAACTCGACAAATTAATCTTTatcaaaaccagtgcaaatttGAGTTTCAGCATACTTTTTTTTTGGACGATCTTGCATTCTTTTCTAGATTTAACCCCTCGTTAGAAAATTTAACCTTATTgaatttacagttttttttaggTTTGTCAAATAATCAAATAACAGGTTTGTGTATACTGTCCAAATCGCTCCTCGCTACagcaatttaattaaaattttgttctacGTTTTGCCTGCTTAAACTTCTAAAGATTTTCTAAGATGGCTTTTCCCTATAGAGATTATTGTGGAGAAATCCTCTGaacaatccttggaggaatctgtttagaaattcttaaagaaataccTGAACGAATCCATGAAAAGGTTTTACTAGAAGAATGTATGTAGcgtttttcctggagaaattcctggatttctggagattttttttaattgtaaccAGGAAAAATCTCTGTAAGAAgccttgtagagattttcttgtaggaatcactggaggattcactggaagtattcctggaggaattgctggagaaattcctggagcattAGATTTGAGCTCAATGTGtaataatctaaaaaaacatGGTTACGATTAAAAGTTCTTCTTAGAGGAATCCAAAGAGacattgttgaagaaattcttgaaagaatcactggagaaatcactagtgGAGGGATTCGgaggaatttgtaaagaaatgccCGAaggaaaatatttacaaaaaacacaaaaaaaggctttgattttctcaaaatatttaacaaggtattttcaagaaattcataaCATGATAAAGGTCAATAAAGTCTCATCGTTAACGCATCTATTTAGAAAGATATTTTTGAGAGCTACCAGcgatctttttttttgtcacacgataattgtggaagtgttcttaagaatactaagctgagaagcaggctctgttccagttgagAAGCAAAGCCAGAAATATGAAAAAGAAGTTCATCCAGTTCACAtagttctggaggaactcttgaatattttccaaataGTGTTTGGGGGTAAGCCCTTGTGAAAACTCTTGAcgaaattctggtagaatctgtAAAATAAACACTCTCAGAAAGAATGATTTTTAAAGGTTCTTTGAAAACGTATAAAGCAACACCTGGAGGAAGCCTCCCAAATACAACGACTTTTTGGTGGCAAATTCCATCGAATACGTTAACAATTATATTTTGGAGGTTGTTTGAGTAGGCATTTCATAATGTAATTTTTTTGAACAACCCCTTGGATAATTCCAGAACAATACCTTGCAGAATGGCCATTTGTAGCCTCTATtttcagcacagcctcccgtatcggtacacctggagatcacctcagcagacagaatcgcaaatcgaccacgttttgatcgatggaagggcacttctccgacatactacctggtgatggcaaaactgcgcccaaaactacccgtcatcaacgatgtacggtaccgatgcccgccccggtacaatctcgagcggctgaaacaaccggatgccgccaatgcgtacgcgcagcatcttgaggcagcgttgccggatgagggcgagctcgatagggcccctcttgaggactgctggaggacagtcaaagcagccattaacgacgctgccgaaagcgttgtcggatatgagGAACGGaactcaagaaacgattggttcgatgaggagtgtcaggaggttttagaggagaagaatgcagcacggactgcaatgctgcagcatggtacgcggcaaaacgtggaacgatacagactgaagcggaaacagcaaacccgcctattctggGACAAAAAGCGACGCCTGAAAGAAGTGGAATGCCAGGAGATGGAGTtgttgtaccgttctcaagaaacgcggaagttctaacAGAAGCCCAACGCATTCTTcgaaggcttcgtgccgcgagcatCAAGACGGACGAACGCGAGGAAAGGTGggagcagcactacgatgaacacctgaatggtgcagaAAAAACAGACACAGAAGGTTAGGACAGCTTcagctacgtcagcacagcggacagtggaaaccaaccagctcccacgatgggggatgtTAAGGATGCCACTCaacagctcaaaaacaacaagGCAGCTGACAAAGAtagtatcggagccgaactcatcaagatgggcccggagaagttggacgcttgtctgcatcggctgacaATCATAAATGCGCGACGAAACAAccaccggaggagtggaagcaaggcgttatatgccccattaaagtggttcaaaaaatcgtttttgctccacaccgctcgtTCGATTGTAGATTGTagatcaaaatttgagctcatttggatgaaaactgagactgcacaagcccttcaaagtttatatgggaataactATGGGAAAGGCAATCAATTcgttcaatcggtcatagtgtttgcccatgtgctcttgggaactagagctacgttgatactgtgagatacattgatcagctacaactttgccgaaaaccgtTCTCAAATCGGATGCCTCAGTAAATAgcccggctatctgggcccagaATAATCCCTGTGAAATTCATTTACAGGACACCCAAATAGCAAATGATTATTCCTTAATTTAAAGGAATGCCTCAAAGTGTTATTACAGAGCGTGATGCAATTTAGGGAGATTCTTTGGCATAATGCTTaggaaagtttttgaaagaaatccaCTAGAATCACAGAATAAAATAGAAGATTACCTCTATGATAACAGCTGACACTTCTTTATGTGTTTCGggatattttttgaagaatccttgaaaaataacttttttaattccttaaaaaaagaaATCTGATGTACAAATAGTAGTTTTCCGGATGTCAAAATAGAACAGAAAAGTACTATTTAAACGTTGCTTCGAAAGGTTTCTGCTATTGGAAAGATAAGATAACTTAACatataaagctaagtatgctgtttcgctcaagaaaagtaaagaaattcattgactgaattggtcaagaaatttcccctttgaagtgacatttcttctcaacagcgtactgcgatcagaaaaatgtgattttctgaaccatttttgggaagaaattttccacacatcgagataggcgattccttttcttgtcagtaacAAACCAGccttaaagcctgatttgctgctgaacaggaatcgctaaagaatttTCTtaccgattccttgcagaaattttctacatcgactcccgtttgaactgacagttcttttcaacagcgtactgcgatcagaaaaaaaaacgcttccttgatcgaatccttgcaggaatttcccatgcatcaagataggcaaagaaattacttgtcagcagtgAATCAGACTTTAATCTAAAAACGTTCGAAATAAATTTGTATTAAATCGAAGTACGCTTCTGACAATCTCAAACTTATTATTTACTAACGCGATTCTTAACTATTTGTAGCAAGTACGCCATCATCGAGGCGTCATTTTGAGCCAAAACCCGCCCTCTGGTTCCATGGAGTACGAAGTCTTGGACAAACGCAACGGCTGAACCATCCGTGAGCCCAGTTCAAGTTTGAAGTTTCTCACAAGGTCAACCAACGTGATCTTCGCCACCAGGGATGCCAAACGCGTtcctgaaattttgaaattttagaggAAGTTCATCGTCTTCAAATGCATCAATCTCTTACCAATGCAATTTCTGGGTCCAACTCCGTAAGGCATGTAGGTGCCCGGTGTGATGCTGGCCTTATTTTTCTCGCTGAACCGTTCCGGATCAAATCGCTCCGGTTCCGGGAAATTCCGTTCATCGCGATGCAACGCCCAGATGGAAACCCACAAGGTATCGCCCTTCCGGAACTGAACTCTGCAACCTCCGTCATCTAGCAAATAGTCTTTGGAGCACTCCCGGTCCAAGGAAGGGGATGCCGGCCACTTGCGAAGCGTTTCACTGATAACCATGTTGAGGTATGGTAGTTTGTCTACGGTATCGGAAACGACCGGGTCGTCCCTGAGGGAACCCTCGAGTTCGGATAGTAACTTCTGTTGAACGTCTGGATTTGCAGCCAATTCGTAAGCGGCAAATGAAAGAAGATTGACCAGTGGTTCGAAACCGCTTCCGAAGAAGGCGATGCATTGTGCAATTAGCTCTTCTTGGTTCCACTTGCACTTGGAAAAGTCCTTCATCTGAAGGACTTCGTCATCTTGGCCTTCAGCCTTTAGTTCACCTTTGTTCGCTTGGTGTAGCATTTGGATCACATCCGCACGATTTACGTTTTTCTTCTCCCTTTCACTGATGGTGGAGCCAATAAGGTTTGTGAAGTACGCGGCATGTTCATCTTCCATCAGACGGACCTTCATTTGGGTCGTCATCTTCGGGAAGAGATAGAACATCATTGTCTTCAGAGTTTGAACAGGGTTGTTCCCGTACACCAGTGCAGTTCCGTAAGTACAAAACTTGTCCGACTCGTCCTTGAAGGTGTTCAATTCCAAACCAAAGGCACAGTTTGCAATTACATTGAAGACGTACTTCAGGAAGATGCCTTTGAATTCTAGTTCCGAATCCACggaagctttcagatgatctaCAAGGTCTAGTGAATTGGTTCTTATCAGGGAACTCATAGAAGAAACGCTTTGACCAGAAAGCACCGGCGTTAGGGTATGTCTCATCTGTCGCCACTTTTCATTCTTCAGCAGATGCAGTTGGTTTCCCAGAATAGGGTCTTTGCTTTCGTCCAGGAAGTAGGCATGATTGGCGAATGAGTTGAACTCGTTAATCCACAGTTTCCGAATCAGTTCCGGATCCCGAATGTAATACACCGGGCTGAGGTAGTTGTAGAATccgaaaatcctgaaaaaattgGCTTCAGTAACAGAATCAATCTTGTGAAGCCATCACTTACCTTTCATTCTCAAACTTCTGGTAGAAACTCGCTATCAGTTCCAAGCTTGAAAGCTTACCACTTGTTACCTCACCCAGATTTCCGTAGATAAAATGCGGCTTCTCGAAGGGAACTCCTCTGACCCGAAAGAAATGCCTATTCTTGGTCATCAATTTGAACGTGAAGAATCCAACGATCGTCACCAGGATGAACGAAAACCAATACAAATCTTCAGTTTccattgttttgaaatgtttaaagcTAAAACCGCTTCGACCTTCCTCCCGAAAAAATAGCTTCAAAACTAATCACGAGAGCAGCTGACTTCTACAGGCACGAGGTACGTGCACGGTGCAGAATGGTAGATTGAGAAAGTAATACCCCAGAAGAAGTGATAAACTGCCAACAGCCTCAACCGAGAGAGGTTCTCTCGACTCTCAAGCTCTCTCATAGCGTCTAAATTTTCCAGTCGGCGAGTAGATGCGACCCGATGTACTCCAAGACATGTCTGAGCTACTGTCGTCAAAGTCGCATCTTCAAGAAGTATCATACAGTTCAATCGTTGCCGTCGTCGAGAACGGACGCAAGTAATTGTGTTCCCCCTTGATCGGTTTCTCGTTATTGTCAGAAGAGTTTCTAAGCGCGCTTTGTTTCACGGTCGTTAACTGTTGCTACATCTCTCGTGGTTGATTTTTGTGCTGCAGAAACAGCATGACTGAAACAGTAATCAATACCGTACAGTTTCGCTTTCCGGCGGGTAGTCCACAACCATCATGGGTGGAAGTGGCAACCTTCCTAAAGCAGTTGGACACGGACTTGATGTCGATGGAAACCACGTATAAAACAGCACAAGACCGTTCGCTGTTCATCAAATTTACGTCCAAAGAGGCTATGACGGAATCACAGCGCAAAAATGTGAATCCACGGCAATTCGTTTATGCGAACGGAAAATCAGTAGCAGTGAGGATGTCGACCGCGGGTGCAAATATGCAATACGTCCGTGTGTTCGATCTGCCACCTGAACTGCCGGACGATAATTTGTCGCTGGTGCTCGGACAGTTTGGTACGATTGAGCATGTGGTACGAGAAAAGTTTCCGCCGAACCTGGGCCTCGATCACATGTACACAGGAGTGCGTGGAGTGTACATGGACGTGAAAACGAATATCCCACCATCAATTGTTGTTGGTAATAGGAAAGGGAGGATTTTCTACGATGGTCTGAAGGACACTTGCTTTCTATGTCGAGGATTGGGACACCGCAAGGACTCTTGCCCACAGCGgcaaaatcgaaacaaaaaggATAAAAAGAAACTTGGAAACTCTGGATCCTGTTCATATGCTGACGTCGTGTCTGGGGAAGCAAGAACATCAGAAACGTTAGAAATCTCGGAAGCATTGGAGGAGGACATAATCGAAGTACTTGAAGAAGAGGATGAAGAAGAAGAGTACATCGACCAGCCCACGGAAGCATTAGAGGAGGAATCGGTTGCGCAATCCGCATGTGACACAGAAGCTGATTCGGAAAAGGAGCGACGGCGGAAAGAAAGCATGGAAAAATTGGGAGAGGTGGCCAAAGCAATCCACGAGGCGATGTTGAACTCAAAAGCAGCCCAACGGCGGGCCGAGTTTGCGGCTTCACGTTCTGGGACAGGTTCCAGTACAGGTGCCGGGCCAAAAACAAAGGTTGCTCGCAAGACCCGTTATTGataaatttgtatgatttttttttagaataatgAATTGTTCGACAAGACAATCGGCTCCGTAGAGTTTTTAAAAAACAATTGAGCCTTCCAAATAAacgattagaaaaaaaaaaagaagtatcATAGTGGAGAACACGTGGCCCTTCGCTTCGAAGAAACGTTACAACGATTGGTTTATGTTGTTAGCGTTCGTACCGGCATGTGCTCGAGCTCTGAGAGTTGTTTCGATATCACATGACTTGAGAGAATGGGAGAGCAATGGAGAGAAAACCGCTGAAGGCATGATGCAAACATCTTCCGATTTTTCTCACGAATAGGGTTGTTAATGAATAACGAATGTTAAGTgtttaaacatgtttttgaagcacaTTTGGACCTCGAATTAATAGGATGGGAATTGAATTTGGAACGTATTAATATTTAATGTATTCTTATTGAAATTAGACCGAAATTCAAGGTTGGGTTAGGTTAGGTTaggttgtaataagatttgctaTTCGAATTACTATTTATTTGTAGAACGAATTCAATTTACCATTGGATTCGCCTTTTAGTTTATAATTGGATTTGTCATTCATTGgattttccaataaatttgCATTTGAATTGCTATTAGATTTGCTATTCGATTTACTGTTCAATTTGATATACGATTTTCCATtgaatttttttaggaattgcgATTGAGCTTGCTATTAGAATTGCGTTTGTGTTCGCCATAAGGTTTTCTGTTGAATTTTCCGTTCTATTTGCCATGATATTCGCAATTGGATATGCCATTCAGTTTGCTGTTGAATGTGTCATTCCATTTGCCATTGAATGTGTCTCTTGATTTGCTATGAAATTTGCtattgagtgattccaagcaacagcaccaacatttggtaaattttttaattcatttttttctattgagctgaaactttgcacagttttccagttccatctaaatcgtcattttccgatatcaaatcttcaagttgagtcacgactaacttttcaaaagggtgtatgtgaaaatggttcaaaaatattcaaaaagctgcacagcaaaaacggttcgttcgattgttagacaactaaagaaacaaagttagacaactaaataaagatttcaaaaaaaaaaaatacacacagtaaaaaaatttttttttgcattaaaaaacatagtttttgacacaaaaactcaaatatctcaaaaccctatcggaataccaacggttaattatattagctatctaccataaaaatttggtgatggtaaaccaataaacaaaaaagttatgacatttcaaacatgtcacaattttcacatttagtagaaaaaaaaaatttttttcggtgtaaattattacgggaattgcagtttgttgctgattttattgttaagggccttgcgtgaattaaacaagtcgttttcatgtattcattagtattatgtatattataattataaatattatgtatatgtataaatattatatgtatatgtatatatgtataaattaaaatgaattaacagattacacgaaaataatttttttttaacaggatatttttttagagtatgatcgatgagtttctaaatgttatatataaactttaaaagttttggatttgggtatgcgttatgagatcatgaaatcattttattaatacttatttatttatttattgttattcaatttttttcaatatcgaacacttttgcatcattatcagtacagttcgagtatagttttgctttaattttattttctgacaatggaatgaaacagtgaaatttttgggttccttggatcgttttcgcgttattatattgctcgctgagctctgatgccgttaattcgtactcttcagtagtagtaaaacaaaatgataattttgttaaatcttcttctttactgcgattcgcccaatcaaatagttcttttgcagttttaattggatgctcacgttctttggctaaacttgctcttgtggccatgcgctttatggttcctccaaggacctttgccatgtgacgtagcaaagaaatgccattctgcatcaattccgtactttgatttaaattgacataggctcgaaaaattcttacggtttttgtactgcgatgctgctccatcagacatgaaatatatctttctgatttctttatccttatcaacgcgtaaaaagttaatcattttggcaatgaacaaatttacagatactgagtcgtgtcttaaatcttcggaaattacaataaaactaaaat is a genomic window containing:
- the LOC5578919 gene encoding cytochrome P450 9b2; the encoded protein is METEDLYWFSFILVTIVGFFTFKLMTKNRHFFRVRGVPFEKPHFIYGNLGEVTSGKLSSLELIASFYQKFENERIFGFYNYLSPVYYIRDPELIRKLWINEFNSFANHAYFLDESKDPILGNQLHLLKNEKWRQMRHTLTPVLSGQSVSSMSSLIRTNSLDLVDHLKASVDSELEFKGIFLKYVFNVIANCAFGLELNTFKDESDKFCTYGTALVYGNNPVQTLKTMMFYLFPKMTTQMKVRLMEDEHAAYFTNLIGSTISEREKKNVNRADVIQMLHQANKGELKAEGQDDEVLQMKDFSKCKWNQEELIAQCIAFFGSGFEPLVNLLSFAAYELAANPDVQQKLLSELEGSLRDDPVVSDTVDKLPYLNMVISETLRKWPASPSLDRECSKDYLLDDGGCRVQFRKGDTLWVSIWALHRDERNFPEPERFDPERFSEKNKASITPGTYMPYGVGPRNCIGTRLASLVAKITLVDLVRNFKLELGSRMVQPLRLSKTSYSMEPEGGFWLKMTPR